The genomic segment GGCTCGAAGCCGTCGAACGCGACTACTCCCACCCCTCGATCGTCGGCTGGTGCCCGCTGAACGAGACCTACCAGAAGCTCCACGACCGCATCACCCAGCTCGACGACGTGACCCGGGCGATGTTCCTCGCCACCAAGGCCATGGACACCTCCCGCCCCGTGATCGACGCCTCCGGCTACGCCCACCGGGTCCTGGAGACCGACATCTACGACTCCCACACCTACGAACAGGACCCCGCCGCCTTCCGGCAGCTCGTCTCCGGACTCGCCAAGGGCGAGCCCTTCGTCAACGCGTACGAGAACGGCGCAGCCTACTCCCAGCCGTACCGGGGCCAGCCCTACTTCGTCAGCGAGTTCGGCGGCATCTGGTGGGACCCCGAGGCCGCCGCCGAGCAATCCGGCAGCGACCGCACGCTCTCCTGGGGCTACGGCGACCGGGTGCGTACCGAGGACGAGTTCCACGAACGCTTCGCCGGCCTCACCGGAGTGCTGCTGGACGACCCGGACATGTTCGGCTACTGCTACACCCAGTTGACCGACGTGTTCCAGGAGCAGAACGGCGTCTACCGCTTCGACCGCGGAACCAAGCTCGACATCGCCCGCATCCGGGAGGCCCAGCTGCGGCCCGCCGCCGTCGAAGGACCCGACGCGGGCTGACGGGCGCGGATCGGCGGGTGCCCGGCCCGGGAAGGCCGGGCACCCGCTGGGAACCGCCGGTCTCAGGCCCGCTGGAGCTGCCAGAGCTGCGGCTGCCGGCCGTTGCACGTCCACTGCTGGACGTTCGCCCCCGCGGTACGCGAGCCCTGGGCGACGTCCAGACACTGCCCGGCGGACCTCACCACGAGGCGGTAGTAGCCGCGCCCGGCGTTCTCCAGCCGCCAGTCCTGTGCCGCCAGCGCGTTGCAGTACCACTGGCGGACGTTCGCGCCGGCGGTGGCGGAGCCGTTCTCCACGTCCAGGCAGTAGCCGCTGTTGCGGGCGGTGAGCGTGAAGGAGCCGCCGCCGTGCGCCCGCAGGGTCCACTCCTGCGGACCCAGGCCGTTGCAGGTCCACTGCTGGACGTTTCCGCCCGCGGCACGGGAGTCGCCGGCCACGTCCAGGCAGTGCCCGCTGTTGGCGTTGACCAGCCGGTACACCGCCCCGTCCACGACTCCGGCCGCGTCGCCGCTGCCGGTGAGCGAACCGGTCGCCACGTACGGGCGGCAGACGGAGCCGTCCCAGTCCGTCGCGATCTGCAGCACCGTGCTTCCGTCGGCGGAAGGCAGCAGCGGAGAGCTGTAGTTCGGGCAGTAGGTCGCGGTCGGCGCCGCGACCCGTACCGGGGCCTCGATCTCGTACCACGGACCCGTGCCGTTCTCCGTGTTGGCGAGGATGGTGCGCCCGCTCTCCGCCGCGGGCGTGCCGTCACGGTTGAGGAGCTGCTGGCCGATGAGCAGGATCCGGCCGTTCGCCCCGCCGCCGGGCGCGGGGGCCCAGGCGAGGGTGGGCGCGGCGCGGAAGTACTTGCCGTCCACCGTCTCCGGGCGGTACCCCAGGGAGGTGGGCGAGCCCCAGTCCCAGCCGTCCGCAGAGGTGCGGTAGTGCACCACGCACTGGTACTGCCCACCCGGATTGCAGATCTCGTAGCTCATCAGGTACGTGCCGTTCGGCAGCCTGCGCACCACGGGCATGCCCGGCCGGTCCGGTTGCCAGGAGCCGGCCACCGTGTCGTGCCGGTCCTGCCAGTGGATCCCGTCGTAGCTGCGCACGGCGACCAGCTTCTGGGAGTGGGCCGGATCCGTCTCGTCGGAGTAGTGGCAGACGAGCGCGCCGTCGGCGGCCACGGAGAACTCCGGTTCCCACAGCCCACTGGTCCCGGTCGCGGTGGCACAGGAGGAGAGGTACGACCAGGTGCGGCCCACGTCACCGCTGCGCCAGACGCGCAGGTCCATCCGCCGGTCGGCCTCGTCCTGTCCGGCCGAGGAGGCCCACAGCAGCGTGCCCGCGGGCAGGGATCCGACCTGCTGCGGAAGTTCGAACAGGGTGGAGCAGCAGAGGCCCTGCCCGTTCGCGGACTCCGGGTCGGCGATCCTGCCCACCTGCCGGAAGGTGGCTCCGGCGTCGGTGCTCTCGTGGATGGCGCCGATGCCGTTGTTGCCGTCGAAGGACACGACGCTCGCGAGCACCCGGCCGTTGGCGGCGCCGCTGTGCTCCAGCCGGATTGCACGGGGGTAGAGGCCGGTACCGCTGCCCAGGGGTGTGCCGGTGGCCGCGAGGGAGGCGGCCCGGGGCACGGATCCGGGGAGTGCGGAGGCGACGGACCGTACGGGAACGGGCAGGGCCGACGCACCCGCCGCCGTGAGTGCCACGGTCAGCACGGCGACCACGACCGTCACGACGGCTCGTACCGGCCGTCCGGCACGGTGACCGCCGGTCGGGGGGACCGGGCGGGAGGACCGGGCGGAGAGGGAGGAGGGGGCGGAACGGGGCGGTCGACGTAAGGAGAAGAGCACGGGAGTCCTTCCTGAAGGCGCGGTGGCGCGACAGGGCGGCCTGCGGGTGCGGGCCGCGGCTGTCGTCTCTTCGGGTTCGTGCACGGGGAGTGTCGGTGCGGGCAGCGGTGCCCGAGCGGGGGTGCGCACCTGCTGACAGCGCCACGGTAAAACGACGTATACATCGATGTAAATAGTGCGTGCGGAACGGCGGTCGCTTCCCTTTCGTACGAGGCGGACCCCAGGCCGTGACCGCGTGAGTCTCGCCGGACGAACAGGGGTGCGCAGAACCGAGTTTCCGGTGGGGCACCAGGGGCAGGCGTTCGGCATGGACAGAATCGAAGAAGTCGTGGAGACACAGGGCGACCTGCACCGTGTGGTGCTGGCGGCGGACACGAACGGTGACGGCAGGCCCGATGTGTGGATGACGGACACCACAGGGGACGGGGCCGCGGATCTGTACCAGTTCGACACCACGGGGGACGGCGAGGTCGACGTCACCATGGTGGAGCGCGCTGAGACGGTCGGCCAGGACCGTGTCGTGGTGGAGGGCGACGGCGGTCACCCGGTGGAGGGCTGAGTACCCCTTCGCTGCCGCGCTCAGGGTCGAACCGGGTTCGGCCCGCACGCGCGTTCTCTGCGGCTTCCCGGGTCGGACGAACGGTGGCCGCGCGCTCGCCGCCGGGTTTGGCGCCGCGTCCGGGTCTGGCGCCGCGTCCGGGTCGCCGGACGCGGCGAAGCTCAGTACAGAGTCCGCCAAGCACTGCGCGGCCAGGCCAGTACCGCGAAGATCTGCGTGGCGGCGGCCTGTTCGATGACCTGGGTGGTCCCGCTGTCGTCGAAGCGCATCAAGCCGGTGGCGCTGTCACGCTGTTCGGACCAGAGGTGGTCCGCGTAGTCGGCCATCGCCCGCCGGTAGACGGATCCGCCCAACACCGACTCCAGCAGCAGCAGGTTCTTGAAGAAGATCGAGTTGA from the Streptomyces sp. NBC_01335 genome contains:
- a CDS encoding RICIN domain-containing protein, whose translation is MTVVVAVLTVALTAAGASALPVPVRSVASALPGSVPRAASLAATGTPLGSGTGLYPRAIRLEHSGAANGRVLASVVSFDGNNGIGAIHESTDAGATFRQVGRIADPESANGQGLCCSTLFELPQQVGSLPAGTLLWASSAGQDEADRRMDLRVWRSGDVGRTWSYLSSCATATGTSGLWEPEFSVAADGALVCHYSDETDPAHSQKLVAVRSYDGIHWQDRHDTVAGSWQPDRPGMPVVRRLPNGTYLMSYEICNPGGQYQCVVHYRTSADGWDWGSPTSLGYRPETVDGKYFRAAPTLAWAPAPGGGANGRILLIGQQLLNRDGTPAAESGRTILANTENGTGPWYEIEAPVRVAAPTATYCPNYSSPLLPSADGSTVLQIATDWDGSVCRPYVATGSLTGSGDAAGVVDGAVYRLVNANSGHCLDVAGDSRAAGGNVQQWTCNGLGPQEWTLRAHGGGSFTLTARNSGYCLDVENGSATAGANVRQWYCNALAAQDWRLENAGRGYYRLVVRSAGQCLDVAQGSRTAGANVQQWTCNGRQPQLWQLQRA